One window from the genome of Leucobacter aridicollis encodes:
- a CDS encoding diaminopimelate decarboxylase, with amino-acid sequence MNDSARRSQILTAARAQGLLHEEHSPLVAFLDWERVQLNVEHLLGAFPRDIPVLHAFAVKANPLVPVLARLGELGMGAEVASDGELSAALAAGITPDKLVFDSPAKSWGELRRALGLGAALNVDNFQELARVRALLADAGSDSEIGIRLNPQVGAGSIAAMSTASAHSKFGVPLRDPGMREQLIEAYLASPWLRRAHTHVGSQGCPLELIAEGVNELVRFADEVNARAGHAQIRTLDIGGGLPVDFATDNPLSAFDDYVAALEEGAPRLFSGDYEIVTEFGRSILAKHGFIATYVEYTKQVGGRRVAITHAGAQVATRTVFMPDAWPLRVEGFDSAGGSKPTAITEVQDVAGPCCFAGDLVARGRELPLLEPGDLVALLDTGAYYASNPFHYNSLPVPPVYGIENAGTAPEFTEIRGAVRHELQVVR; translated from the coding sequence ATGAACGATTCAGCCCGGCGATCACAGATCCTCACCGCTGCCCGTGCCCAGGGGCTGCTCCACGAAGAGCACTCGCCACTCGTGGCGTTCCTCGACTGGGAGCGCGTGCAGCTCAACGTGGAGCACCTGCTTGGCGCCTTCCCACGGGACATCCCGGTACTCCACGCGTTCGCGGTGAAGGCGAATCCGCTTGTGCCCGTACTTGCTCGGCTCGGGGAGCTTGGCATGGGAGCCGAGGTCGCGAGCGATGGCGAGTTGAGCGCTGCGCTGGCGGCCGGAATCACTCCTGACAAGCTCGTGTTTGATTCCCCCGCGAAGTCGTGGGGTGAGCTGCGCAGGGCGCTCGGGCTTGGCGCAGCGCTCAATGTCGACAACTTCCAGGAGCTCGCACGCGTCAGGGCGCTACTCGCGGACGCCGGATCAGATTCAGAGATCGGAATCCGCCTGAATCCGCAGGTGGGGGCGGGCTCGATCGCCGCAATGAGCACGGCAAGTGCACACTCGAAGTTTGGTGTGCCGCTTCGCGACCCTGGAATGCGCGAGCAGCTCATCGAGGCATACCTTGCCTCACCGTGGCTACGGAGGGCTCACACGCACGTCGGATCGCAGGGCTGCCCGCTCGAGCTCATCGCCGAGGGCGTGAACGAGCTCGTCCGCTTCGCCGACGAGGTGAACGCGCGTGCCGGGCATGCACAAATCAGAACCCTAGACATCGGCGGCGGTCTTCCCGTCGACTTTGCAACTGACAATCCACTCTCGGCGTTCGACGACTACGTCGCCGCGCTCGAAGAGGGCGCCCCGCGACTGTTCTCTGGCGACTATGAGATTGTCACCGAGTTCGGTAGGAGTATCCTCGCGAAGCATGGCTTCATCGCAACGTATGTCGAGTACACGAAGCAGGTTGGTGGCCGCAGGGTGGCGATCACTCACGCGGGTGCACAGGTCGCGACCCGCACAGTGTTCATGCCCGATGCGTGGCCGCTTCGGGTTGAGGGGTTCGATAGCGCGGGCGGTTCGAAGCCGACAGCTATCACAGAGGTGCAGGACGTCGCTGGTCCGTGCTGTTTTGCGGGCGACCTCGTTGCTCGCGGCCGCGAGCTTCCGCTTCTTGAACCCGGCGACCTCGTTGCGCTTCTTGACACCGGCGCCTACTACGCGAGCAACCCGTTTCACTACAACTCGCTCCCGGTTCCGCCGGTGTACGGCATCGAGAATGCAGGTACGGCGCCCGAGTTCACTGAGATCAGGGGCGCCGTACGGCACGAGCTGCAGGTCGTGCGTTAG
- a CDS encoding ABC transporter ATP-binding protein, giving the protein MSEHHLPPSSPAIEVRGLSKAYRGRPALAGLDLSLQPGQIVGLMGDNGSGKTTLLKILAGVLAEWEGGVQIAGSEPGAASKALVSFLPDASFLPDAHKPADSIAQYARFFEDFDTSQAREMVDFFGLPWDRSLKEMSKGMREKLQISLAMSRRARVYLLDEPISGVDPASRDVILRGILSNFADDALMLVSTHLIQDVESIVDSVVFLRGGKVLLQGAADDLREEHGVSLDALFRKVYAA; this is encoded by the coding sequence ATGAGTGAGCACCATCTGCCACCGTCGTCACCCGCGATCGAGGTGAGGGGCCTCTCAAAGGCATACCGCGGCCGTCCGGCGCTTGCCGGCCTCGACCTGAGCCTGCAGCCCGGCCAGATTGTCGGACTTATGGGCGACAATGGCTCCGGCAAGACTACGCTGTTGAAGATCCTTGCTGGGGTCCTCGCCGAGTGGGAGGGTGGTGTGCAGATCGCGGGAAGTGAGCCCGGCGCGGCGTCCAAGGCGCTCGTGTCCTTCCTGCCAGACGCGTCGTTCCTGCCCGACGCCCACAAACCCGCCGACTCAATCGCTCAATACGCGAGGTTCTTCGAAGACTTTGACACCTCTCAGGCGCGCGAGATGGTCGACTTCTTCGGCCTCCCGTGGGACCGAAGCCTGAAAGAGATGTCGAAAGGCATGCGGGAGAAACTCCAGATCTCGCTCGCGATGAGTCGCCGAGCGCGTGTGTACCTTCTCGATGAGCCGATCTCGGGCGTCGACCCGGCGTCGCGCGATGTGATCCTGCGCGGGATCCTCTCGAACTTCGCTGACGACGCGCTCATGCTCGTCTCCACCCACCTCATCCAAGATGTCGAGTCGATCGTCGACTCGGTTGTGTTTCTTCGGGGAGGCAAAGTGCTTCTCCAGGGCGCCGCAGACGACCTCCGCGAAGAACACGGCGTGAGCCTCGACGCGCTCTTCAGAAAGGTGTACGCAGCATGA
- a CDS encoding GntR family transcriptional regulator — MQLDDSRPIWAQLVDEFRRRIASGEWPTGLKVPSVRELALELGVNPNTVQKALGEVDRLGLTLAERTAGRFVTRDEVAIASARTALAAAQATAFVATAKGLGMTLPETVQLLEQRWAEASDAAQTERTPDE, encoded by the coding sequence ATGCAACTCGACGATTCCCGGCCCATTTGGGCGCAGCTCGTCGACGAGTTCAGGCGACGGATCGCCTCGGGGGAATGGCCGACGGGCCTCAAAGTTCCTTCGGTGCGCGAACTCGCACTCGAACTCGGGGTGAACCCAAACACCGTGCAGAAGGCGCTCGGCGAGGTCGACAGGCTCGGCCTCACACTCGCCGAACGAACGGCGGGCAGATTCGTGACCCGCGACGAGGTCGCCATCGCCAGTGCGCGTACCGCGCTCGCCGCAGCCCAGGCAACCGCGTTCGTCGCGACCGCCAAGGGCCTCGGCATGACACTTCCTGAGACTGTGCAACTGCTTGAACAACGCTGGGCGGAAGCCTCCGACGCAGCGCAGACCGAAAGGACACCCGATGAGTGA
- a CDS encoding class I SAM-dependent RNA methyltransferase has protein sequence MSEQREGTPLEIGSEIELEITGIAHGGVSVARHEGRVVFVADAIPGERVLARVTDQKKKSFARAAVTRVIDASEDRREHVWAEASLERDPAERAGGAEFGHIDLARQRVLKAEVLVDSMARFGDIELAGEDGEDFRETLAELVEPADGDDEANGLGYRTRVRLHVDPETGAVGPYAARSRTVVPVSSLPLATAGVNQIAPLTEAMQGLQTIDLIDPANDDPRMLITETGQKERRGEKDLVAELVEDRGFIVRAGGFWQVHREAPAMLFGAVHDAISDLIEAGQFDPAAGNLDLYGGAGLLAAAVAEAAGPGLKITSVESDPDATDNAAENLSEIVGARALTARVDKYLRELLDAAAPVRDRLRRGTIVLDPPRSGAGGDVTQQLAELAPANIVYVACDPVALSRDTKSLLDSGYDLLELRAFDIFPHTHHFESLAVFSRAE, from the coding sequence GTCGCCGACGCGATCCCCGGCGAGCGCGTGCTCGCGCGCGTCACCGACCAGAAGAAGAAGTCGTTCGCCCGTGCCGCCGTCACGCGCGTCATCGACGCTTCAGAAGATCGCCGCGAGCACGTGTGGGCAGAGGCTTCGCTCGAGCGTGACCCGGCAGAGCGCGCTGGCGGCGCCGAGTTTGGCCACATCGACCTCGCGCGCCAGCGCGTACTGAAGGCTGAAGTTCTCGTCGACTCGATGGCGCGCTTCGGCGACATCGAGCTCGCTGGCGAAGATGGCGAAGACTTCCGGGAAACCCTCGCGGAGCTCGTCGAGCCGGCCGACGGCGACGACGAGGCGAATGGCCTCGGCTACCGCACGCGCGTTCGCCTCCACGTCGATCCCGAGACCGGTGCTGTCGGCCCCTACGCGGCTCGCAGCCGCACAGTCGTCCCGGTGTCATCACTGCCGCTCGCGACTGCAGGCGTCAACCAGATTGCGCCGCTCACTGAGGCAATGCAGGGTCTGCAGACGATCGACCTTATCGACCCCGCGAACGACGACCCCCGCATGCTCATCACCGAAACCGGGCAGAAGGAGCGTCGGGGAGAGAAGGATCTCGTCGCCGAACTCGTCGAGGATCGCGGCTTCATCGTACGCGCCGGTGGCTTCTGGCAGGTGCACCGCGAGGCACCCGCGATGCTCTTCGGGGCGGTGCACGACGCGATCTCCGACCTCATCGAGGCGGGCCAGTTCGACCCCGCGGCCGGCAACCTTGACCTGTATGGCGGCGCCGGCCTGCTCGCGGCCGCTGTGGCCGAAGCTGCAGGGCCTGGGCTGAAGATCACCTCGGTCGAGTCCGATCCCGATGCGACAGACAACGCCGCTGAGAACCTCTCCGAGATCGTCGGGGCCCGCGCGCTGACTGCTCGCGTCGACAAGTATCTCCGCGAGCTCCTCGATGCGGCAGCGCCTGTGCGCGATCGCCTACGCCGCGGCACTATTGTGCTCGATCCGCCGCGCTCGGGTGCGGGCGGAGACGTCACTCAGCAGCTCGCCGAGCTTGCGCCCGCGAACATTGTCTACGTCGCCTGTGACCCTGTTGCGCTGTCTCGGGACACGAAGTCACTGCTCGACTCTGGTTACGATCTGCTTGAGCTTCGCGCCTTCGACATCTTCCCGCACACGCACCACTTCGAGTCACTCGCGGTCTTCAGCCGCGCCGAGTAG
- a CDS encoding heavy metal translocating P-type ATPase: MDNQQNHPTKHIDHVDHAQHADDTPHTHEAGHASGENGAHAGHEGHERSRDHAGHDAHAGHSGQGGHESHDGHAGHGGHEGHVAQYRRMFWIMLVLAIPTVALSGMFASIVGYSLPEVTWLAWVSPILGTIMYVWGGKPFLTGAVDEIKARKPGMMLLIALAITVAFLASWAASLGIVHHELDFWWELALLVVIMLLGHWIEMRSLAQTTSALDSLAALLPDEAERVEGDEIVTVSPSALRVGDVVVVRPGGSVPADGRVVDGRASFDESMVTGESRTVGRGVGEHVSAGTVATDSGVRIEVTAIGDDTALAGIQRLVTEAQNSSSRAQRLADTAAGWLFWFALAAAVVTAIVWTLVGNPDDAVVRTITVLVIACPHALGLAIPLVVSIATERSARAGILVKDRLALESMRLVDSVLFDKTGTLTKGEPTVTSVEPAGEYAADDVLALAAAAEGDSEHPLAQAIVRAARDRGLDVPAAADFSSSPAVGVTATVGGSVVRVGGPYMLQEEGERELDVAEEWRSRGAIILHVLRGGEVIGALALSDEIRAESRDAVRALHKLGVEVVMITGDAEAVANTVADELGIDRVLAGVRPEDKAAEVLKLQGEGKRVAMVGDGVNDAPALAQADVGLAIGAGTDVAIASAGVILASDDPRSVVSVIELSKATYRKMRQNLWWAAGYNLLSVPLAAGVLAPIGFVLPMSVGAILMSLSTVVVALNAQLLRRLDLRPEVTTQRVLQS; encoded by the coding sequence ATGGACAACCAGCAGAACCACCCGACGAAGCACATCGATCATGTGGACCACGCCCAGCACGCCGACGATACGCCGCACACCCACGAAGCGGGGCACGCGAGCGGAGAGAATGGTGCGCATGCTGGTCACGAAGGCCATGAACGTTCTCGCGACCACGCAGGCCATGACGCGCACGCCGGCCACAGCGGCCAGGGCGGCCACGAGAGCCACGACGGACATGCAGGCCACGGCGGCCACGAGGGGCACGTTGCGCAGTACCGGCGCATGTTCTGGATCATGCTTGTGCTTGCGATCCCGACAGTCGCGCTGTCAGGCATGTTCGCCTCGATCGTTGGGTACAGCCTCCCCGAAGTGACGTGGCTGGCTTGGGTGTCGCCGATCCTGGGCACCATCATGTACGTGTGGGGCGGCAAGCCGTTCCTCACCGGAGCAGTAGATGAGATCAAGGCTCGCAAGCCCGGAATGATGCTCCTGATCGCGCTCGCAATCACTGTGGCGTTCCTCGCCTCTTGGGCTGCGAGCCTTGGCATCGTTCACCACGAGCTCGACTTCTGGTGGGAGCTCGCCCTCCTCGTCGTGATTATGCTGCTCGGCCACTGGATCGAGATGCGCTCCCTCGCGCAGACGACGTCGGCGCTCGATTCACTCGCCGCGCTGTTGCCGGATGAGGCTGAGCGTGTCGAGGGGGACGAGATCGTCACGGTGTCGCCGAGCGCGCTCCGCGTCGGCGATGTGGTCGTCGTGCGGCCCGGCGGCAGCGTCCCCGCGGACGGTCGAGTTGTCGATGGGCGGGCATCGTTTGACGAGTCGATGGTTACTGGTGAATCTCGCACAGTAGGCCGCGGCGTCGGCGAGCACGTGTCGGCTGGCACCGTGGCGACTGACTCCGGTGTGCGGATCGAGGTCACGGCGATCGGCGACGATACCGCCCTCGCCGGGATCCAGCGCCTCGTCACGGAGGCGCAGAACTCATCGTCGCGCGCCCAGCGGCTCGCAGATACCGCCGCGGGCTGGCTCTTTTGGTTCGCGCTCGCCGCTGCCGTCGTCACGGCGATCGTGTGGACGCTCGTCGGCAACCCGGACGACGCTGTGGTTCGCACGATTACCGTGCTTGTGATCGCCTGCCCGCATGCGCTTGGCCTCGCGATCCCGCTCGTCGTCTCAATCGCGACTGAGCGTTCGGCTCGCGCCGGAATCCTCGTGAAGGATCGCCTCGCGCTCGAGAGTATGCGCCTCGTGGATTCGGTGCTCTTTGATAAGACGGGCACACTCACGAAGGGCGAGCCGACAGTCACGAGCGTCGAGCCTGCGGGCGAATACGCGGCGGACGACGTCCTCGCCCTCGCCGCAGCCGCGGAGGGAGACAGTGAGCACCCGCTCGCTCAGGCCATCGTGCGAGCTGCGCGCGATCGGGGGCTCGACGTACCCGCCGCTGCCGATTTCTCGTCCTCTCCGGCGGTTGGCGTGACCGCGACGGTGGGCGGTTCTGTCGTGCGTGTTGGTGGGCCGTACATGCTGCAGGAAGAGGGTGAGCGCGAGCTCGACGTTGCCGAGGAATGGCGGAGCCGCGGCGCAATCATTCTTCATGTGCTGCGCGGCGGTGAGGTGATTGGTGCCCTTGCGTTGAGCGACGAGATTCGCGCGGAGTCGCGTGACGCGGTTCGTGCCCTGCATAAGCTCGGGGTCGAAGTTGTTATGATCACGGGCGATGCTGAGGCGGTTGCGAACACCGTCGCCGACGAGCTCGGGATTGACAGGGTGCTCGCCGGGGTCCGACCCGAAGACAAGGCCGCTGAGGTGCTCAAGCTGCAAGGCGAAGGCAAGCGTGTTGCGATGGTCGGCGACGGCGTGAACGATGCGCCGGCGCTCGCGCAGGCAGATGTTGGGCTCGCGATCGGCGCCGGTACCGATGTCGCGATCGCATCGGCCGGCGTGATCCTCGCAAGTGACGACCCGCGTTCGGTCGTGTCAGTGATCGAGCTGTCGAAGGCCACCTACCGGAAGATGCGACAGAACCTCTGGTGGGCGGCAGGCTACAACCTCCTATCGGTGCCGCTTGCTGCAGGGGTGCTCGCGCCAATCGGGTTCGTGCTGCCAATGTCGGTCGGCGCGATATTGATGTCGCTTTCCACAGTCGTGGTCGCGCTGAACGCGCAACTGTTGCGCAGGCTCGACCTTCGGCCAGAGGTCACAACGCAACGAGTGCTTCAAAGCTGA
- a CDS encoding MarR family winged helix-turn-helix transcriptional regulator, protein MPELGQGEREIELADQLTFQLYAASRAMVAAYRKELQPFNLTYTQYLTMRAVWSGDGRPVTELCAELELDSGTISPLLTRLESGGFISRERVGNDGRQVRVFCTELGRHLQAQLMHLPGSVAEASAISEPEIERLCGMLGSLREAVRGGV, encoded by the coding sequence GTGCCAGAACTCGGCCAAGGCGAGCGGGAGATCGAGCTTGCCGATCAACTGACGTTTCAGCTCTACGCAGCGTCGCGGGCGATGGTCGCCGCGTACCGGAAAGAACTGCAACCGTTCAACCTGACCTACACGCAGTATCTGACGATGCGGGCGGTCTGGAGCGGCGACGGGAGGCCGGTGACTGAGTTGTGTGCTGAACTTGAGCTCGACTCGGGCACAATCTCGCCGCTGCTCACACGGCTCGAATCCGGCGGTTTTATCTCGCGCGAGCGTGTGGGGAACGACGGCCGCCAGGTGCGAGTGTTCTGCACCGAGCTTGGTCGTCACCTGCAGGCGCAGCTCATGCACCTGCCTGGCAGCGTCGCTGAGGCCTCCGCGATTAGTGAGCCCGAGATTGAGCGTCTCTGTGGCATGCTCGGCTCGCTGCGGGAGGCTGTTCGCGGGGGCGTTTAG
- a CDS encoding response regulator — protein MQTHHQVRAPAIAARGTRRRDLTPDREGALAEPTKIVLVEDHPIVRLGVATVLGARDDLTVVAEAANSAAALAAVADTSPGLVILPLRLGGVNGGLELCRALKSTERGPRVMMYTSYTHHTDATLAFLSGADSFLTKDHPEGRLVETVRATARGNRVWLVGPDAEGETRSIEARVRGASLTQREQEVLGFMLQRYTNQEIAKELFVGVPTVKTHVSNVLQKLGVNSRKALFA, from the coding sequence GTGCAGACTCATCACCAGGTTCGTGCCCCTGCCATCGCTGCCCGCGGTACGCGTCGCCGCGACCTCACCCCGGATCGTGAGGGGGCGCTGGCCGAGCCGACAAAGATCGTGCTCGTCGAGGACCACCCGATCGTGCGGCTTGGTGTTGCCACTGTGCTCGGAGCACGCGACGACCTCACGGTCGTCGCTGAAGCTGCCAACTCGGCCGCTGCGCTCGCCGCCGTCGCAGACACCTCGCCGGGGCTTGTGATCTTGCCACTTCGGCTTGGCGGAGTGAACGGCGGACTCGAACTCTGCCGCGCGCTTAAGTCCACCGAGCGGGGCCCACGCGTGATGATGTACACGTCGTACACACACCACACGGACGCGACACTCGCGTTCCTCTCGGGCGCTGACAGCTTTCTCACGAAGGATCACCCCGAGGGGCGGCTGGTCGAGACTGTGAGAGCGACTGCGCGTGGCAACCGTGTGTGGCTTGTCGGGCCAGACGCCGAGGGAGAGACCCGAAGCATCGAAGCGCGGGTGCGGGGCGCCTCACTCACCCAACGCGAGCAGGAGGTGCTCGGATTCATGCTGCAGCGCTACACGAACCAGGAGATCGCGAAGGAGCTGTTTGTGGGGGTGCCGACGGTGAAGACGCACGTGTCGAACGTTCTGCAGAAGCTTGGCGTCAACAGCCGCAAAGCTCTCTTTGCGTGA
- a CDS encoding YchJ family protein, protein MTALNPSAPCPCGFGDPYLKCCGPIHGGSPAPTAAQLMRSRYSAFAIGDEAYLLRTWHPGTRPRELELDGTTRWLRLIVEEAELGGPFDDTGYVTFSAIGRTPEGRFEQRERSRFAREHGNWFYVDGIEPPN, encoded by the coding sequence GTGACCGCGCTCAACCCATCAGCCCCCTGCCCGTGCGGCTTTGGCGACCCCTATCTGAAGTGCTGTGGCCCCATCCATGGCGGGAGCCCAGCCCCCACCGCCGCCCAGCTCATGCGGTCCCGATACAGTGCGTTCGCCATCGGCGACGAGGCGTATCTGTTGCGCACCTGGCATCCGGGCACGAGACCGAGAGAGCTTGAGCTCGATGGGACCACACGGTGGCTGCGACTCATCGTCGAAGAGGCCGAGCTTGGCGGACCGTTTGACGACACGGGGTACGTTACGTTTTCCGCCATCGGCAGAACCCCGGAGGGGCGCTTTGAGCAGCGCGAGCGCAGTCGCTTCGCGCGCGAGCACGGCAATTGGTTCTACGTGGACGGCATCGAGCCACCCAACTAG